One window of Falco peregrinus isolate bFalPer1 chromosome 17, bFalPer1.pri, whole genome shotgun sequence genomic DNA carries:
- the ADAM28 gene encoding disintegrin and metalloproteinase domain-containing protein 28 has protein sequence MTNLLLVSVVLLHLQQGSTSKKLPGVEQYEIVYPRKLHTVHKRDVERNKETKYDDTMEYGIKASGEEVVLHLQKNKRLLARDYTETVYSDDGQQITTRPQIKDHCYYEGYVQNDDDSVASISACKGLSGYFETRGQKYLIEPLGTSDTDEHAVYKYAKLAQKSIKTCGLINNTWEEDSNDPINDIFKSSNSPEMKAYLKAKKYLEVYIVADNTLYKKYEEDVTTVRQRIFGIVNFINTVYKAINIYVALTGLEIWTDGDKCPLSRAAGFTLDSFSKWRLSDLLKRKRNDNAQLITGYDFEGTTIGLAFLKSICSDIYSAGIIQDHNRNEIAVASTVAHEMGHNLGMSHDTQACTCSSKVCIMTDTVSSIIPKKFSSCSLQSFEKYMLSDMPKCLTNIPDPSSIIAPPSCGNGFVEKEEECDCGTPEECTNECCNPETCQLTAGSTCAHGECCENCQYKKAGAVCRAAKHDCDLAEMCTGSSANCPVDRFRVNGHPCNYGEGYCYMGNCPTRENQCKAAFGPQATEGAASCYRMNEKGVYYGYCRKEKGSHVPCKKKDIMCGKLFCTGGKEMPQDGSLVTFESCKASFPRHGEGDPGMILNGTKCGNGMVCSNGECVYAEGFFRSTNCSAKCTGHAVCDHELQCQCEEGWAPPTCDSSSAITSFAVVAGVLVVLAVTAIAAALLIRFRLLKKSCQTRRGPGATNQVFVDQEQRCREHPVLAAPTPKVNDKKLLLPVPPLQENKPQLRSPAMRPKGPPPPVPSTKPASCYTEEIFAPERKPAHLPVPKGRPPPPPKALKPPINPRV, from the exons ATGACCAACCTACtccttgtttctgttgttttgctACATTTGCAACAAG GGAGCACCAGCAAGAAATTACCTGGAGTTGAGCAATACGAAATAGTTTATCCACGGAAATTGCACACAGTACATAAAAGAGAtgtagaaagaaacaaagag ACAAAATACGATGACACAATGGAGTATGGAATCAAAGCCAGTGGAGAGGAAGTCGTACTGCATCTCCAAAAAAATAA GCGTCTATTAGCTAGAGACTATACCGAAACAGTTTATTCTGATGACGGTCAACAAATAACAACAAGACCTCAGATCAAg gATCACTGTTATTATGAAGGTTACGTTCAGAATGATGACGATTCTGTAGCAAGCATCAGTGCCTGCAAAGGTCTAAG TGGATATTTTGAGACCCGTGGCCAGAAGTACCTCATTGAGCCCTTGGGAACTTCGGACACAGACGAGCATGCGGTCTATAAGTACGCGAAACTCGCACAAAAGTCCATAAAAACCTGCGGTCTGATCAATAATACCTGGGAAGAGGATTCAAATGACCCCATCAATGACATCTTCAAATCCAGCAACAGTCCAGAA ATGAAAGCATACCTGAAAGCAAAAAAGTATCTGGAAGTTTACATAGTGGCAGACAATACTTTG tATAAAAAGTATGAGGAAGATGTTACAACCGTCAGACAAAGGATATTTGGAATAGTCAACTTCATTAACACG gtTTATAAGGCCATAAATATCTACGTGGCTTTAACTGGCCTGGAAATCTGGACGGATGGTGATAAATGCCCCCTGAGCCGCGCCGCGGGGTTCACTCTGGACAGTTTCTCAAAGTGGCGTTTATCAGATTTactaaagaggaaaagaaacgACAATGCTCAGCTGATCAC aGGCTATGACTTTGAGGGGACCACGATTGGATTAGCCTTCCTAAAATCCATATGCAGCGATATATATTCTGCAGGTATTATTCAG GATcataacagaaatgaaattgcaGTTGCGTCTACCGTGGCACATGAGATGGGACACAACCTGGGCATGAGTCATGACACCCAAGCCTGCACGTGTAGTAGTAAAGTTTGTATCATGACAGATACTGTCAG CTCTATCATCCCCAAGAAATTCAGCTCTTGCAGCCTCCAGAGCTTCGAGAAATACATGTTGAGCGACATGCCAAAATGCTTAACTAACATCCCAGATCCCAGCAGCATCATAGCACCTCCATCCTGTGGAAACGGCTTtgtggaaaaagaagaggaatgcGACTGCGGTACTCCTGAG GAGTGCACAAACGAGTGCTGCAACCCCGAGACGTGCCAACTGACCGCAGGTTCCACATGCGCACACGGAGAGTGCTGTGAAAACTGCCAA TACAAAAAAGCAGGAGCTGTTTGCCGAGCAGCTAAGCACGACTGTGACCTGGCTGAGATGTGCACCGGCTCCTCTGCAAACTGCCCAGTGGATCGATTCCGTGTGAACGGACATCCCTGCAACTACGGCGAAGGCTATTGCTACATGGGAAACTGTCCCACCCGAGAAAACCagtgcaaagctgcttttggaCCAC AGGCAACCGAAGGTGCAGCTTCCTGCTACCGGATGAACGAGAAGGGGGTATATTATGGatactgcagaaaagaaaaaggtagtcACGTCCCGtgcaaaaaaaa AGATATAATGTGCGGAAAGTTGTTCTGTACTGGGGGGAAGGAGATGCCTCAGGATGGGAGCCTAGTGACTTTTGAGTCCTGCAAAGCAAGTTTTCCTAGACATGGAGAAGGAGACCCAGGGATGATTCTCAATGGAACCAAGTGTGGGAATGGGATG GTGTGCAGCAATGGGGAGTGTGTCTACGCCGAAGGTTTCTTTAGATCAACCAACTGCTCTGCCAAGTGTACTGGACATGCT GTGTGTGACCACGAGCTGCAATGCCAGTGTGAAGAAGGGTGGGCACCACCAACCTGCGACAGCTCCTCGGCAATTACCA GCTTCGCTGTCGTTGCTGGTGTGCTGGTTGTCCTTGCTGTCACAGCAATCGCAGCAGCGTTACTTATCCGCTTCCGACTACTCAAGAAGAG CTGCCAGACCAGAAGGGGACCTGGAGCCACAAACCAAGTCTTTGTGGATCAAGAACAAAGATGCAGAGAACACCCTGTcctggcagcacccaccccGAAG gtgAATGATAAGAAACTTCTCCTTCCCGTACCTCCACTGCAAGAGAACAAACCACAGCTCCGGAGC cCTGCCATGAGGCCAAAAGGTCCCCCACCTCCCGTTCCTTCTACCAAACCAGCCTCTTGTTACACAGAGGAGATTTTT gcaccagaaagaaaacctgCTCATCTCCCAGTTCCCAAAGGCAGACCTCCACCTCCACCAAAG GCTTTAAAACCTCCAATTAATCCCAGGGTATGA